One part of the Bradyrhizobium sp. CB1650 genome encodes these proteins:
- a CDS encoding MFS transporter — protein sequence MLLSRKPNHVIDDRAGRAGQIGAAPAPAGLPAPSRQSLRGLDWFIFFLADVQTGFGPFIAVYLTTQKWTQVEIGLVLSIGGIVGLIGQMPGGAIIDAAKSERLVAALAIATIGCCALAYAAMPIFPVVITAATLHAAASCVLGPAIAAISLGLVGPLAISERLGRNARFASLGNGVAAAVMGTAGYLLSSRSVFLVTFLLAVPTLIALSRIREEEVDIARCHGEMPREAADRGDTNVWHLVRQRPLLVFAFCVTLLQLANAAMLPLMASAVTARSSQWATILVAACIIVPQAIVALLSPSVGRKAQAWGRRPLLLIGFAALTIRGLLFATVRDPYLVVLVQVFDGVTAAVFAVMIPLIVADVAFGSGHFNLAQGIVGTATGIGASLSTALGGFISDKFGNATAFIGLSGVAATGFLLILLLMPETRRRAV from the coding sequence GTGCTCTTGTCGAGGAAGCCGAACCACGTCATCGATGATCGCGCTGGCCGCGCCGGACAGATCGGCGCTGCCCCGGCACCGGCCGGTCTTCCAGCGCCCTCGCGCCAGAGCCTGCGCGGCCTCGACTGGTTCATCTTCTTCCTTGCCGACGTGCAGACCGGGTTCGGTCCCTTCATCGCGGTCTATCTGACGACGCAGAAATGGACCCAGGTCGAGATCGGTCTCGTGCTGTCGATCGGCGGCATCGTCGGGCTGATCGGGCAGATGCCGGGCGGGGCGATCATCGACGCGGCGAAATCCGAGCGCCTGGTCGCAGCGCTCGCGATCGCGACCATCGGCTGCTGCGCGCTGGCCTATGCGGCGATGCCGATCTTTCCGGTGGTGATCACCGCAGCGACGCTGCATGCCGCGGCAAGCTGCGTGCTGGGGCCCGCGATCGCGGCGATCAGCCTCGGCCTCGTGGGTCCGCTCGCCATCAGCGAGCGGCTCGGCCGTAACGCCCGCTTCGCGTCGCTCGGCAACGGGGTCGCCGCTGCGGTGATGGGCACGGCCGGCTATCTCTTGTCGAGCCGCTCGGTATTCCTGGTCACCTTCCTGCTCGCGGTTCCGACCCTGATCGCACTGTCGCGCATCCGCGAGGAGGAAGTCGACATCGCGCGCTGTCACGGCGAGATGCCGCGCGAGGCGGCCGATCGCGGCGACACCAATGTGTGGCATCTGGTGCGGCAGCGGCCGCTCCTGGTATTCGCGTTCTGCGTCACCCTGTTGCAGCTTGCGAACGCCGCGATGCTGCCGCTGATGGCGAGCGCGGTGACGGCGCGGTCGAGCCAGTGGGCGACGATCCTCGTCGCCGCCTGCATCATCGTGCCGCAGGCGATCGTCGCGCTGCTGTCGCCCTCGGTCGGACGCAAGGCGCAGGCCTGGGGCCGCCGGCCTCTGCTGCTGATCGGATTCGCCGCGCTGACGATCCGCGGCCTGTTGTTCGCGACCGTGCGCGATCCCTATCTGGTCGTGCTGGTGCAGGTGTTCGACGGTGTCACCGCGGCGGTGTTCGCGGTGATGATTCCGCTGATCGTCGCCGACGTCGCCTTCGGCAGCGGCCATTTCAACCTCGCGCAGGGCATCGTCGGCACCGCAACCGGCATCGGCGCCTCGCTGAGCACGGCGCTCGGCGGCTTCATCAGCGACAAGTTCGGCAATGCAACCGCTTTCATCGGGCTCTCCGGCGTCGCTGCGACAGGCTTCCTGCTGATCTTGCTGCTAATGCCGGAAACCCGGCGCCGCGCGGTGTGA
- a CDS encoding PRC-barrel domain-containing protein, producing the protein MRVVGPLILGAAIVASSTLAPLRAAEQQPAAVQTEPTTPPTAPPTSAVPVTPKDAAPPPSVTIIGASDAHGVLGRDVRSAADEDMGRIVDVIVDRDGHVRAAVIDFGGFLGVGSRKIVVDWNALRFGKIANKKGSITLELTKAQVAAAPEYKEDTPIVVLGASGSLQPLQVIP; encoded by the coding sequence ATGCGTGTCGTCGGGCCATTGATCCTGGGTGCGGCGATCGTCGCGAGTTCGACGCTTGCCCCGTTGCGTGCCGCGGAGCAGCAGCCGGCTGCGGTCCAGACCGAGCCGACGACGCCGCCAACGGCGCCGCCGACCTCGGCGGTGCCGGTCACGCCGAAGGACGCGGCGCCGCCGCCGTCGGTGACCATCATCGGCGCGAGCGACGCCCATGGTGTGCTGGGCCGCGACGTGCGCAGCGCGGCGGACGAGGACATGGGCCGCATCGTCGACGTCATCGTCGACCGTGACGGTCACGTCCGCGCAGCCGTGATCGATTTCGGCGGTTTCCTCGGTGTCGGCAGCCGCAAGATCGTGGTGGACTGGAACGCGCTGCGTTTCGGCAAGATCGCCAACAAGAAGGGCAGTATCACGCTGGAGCTGACCAAGGCGCAGGTCGCGGCTGCGCCGGAATACAAGGAGGACACGCCGATCGTCGTGCTCGGCGCGTCGGGCAGCCTGCAGCCGCTGCAAGTCATTCCGTGA
- a CDS encoding amylo-alpha-1,6-glucosidase produces the protein MAAEAVTQIVSVTRTVESVAEQAFYIPMTGPAARPRRSLKHDDTFIVLDSHGDIGASAGGPDGLFHFDTRYLARLELVLDDLQPLLLGSNLRDDNSGLTVDLTNPDIYRQGRIVLQKDLLHIVRTIFLWRGTAYQRIGVQNHGEQRANFELTLLFDNDFADLFEVRGERRPRRGTGSSRLLGPTDVLFEYRGLDEAERTTGLHFDPRPTRLSVNAATWQLELDPHETTSLFVAVSCNRPLAQKPARFFAGLLAHRREMRRSTIGAASIETSNNIFNEVLCQAMADLNMLMTETPQGRYPYAGIPWYSTTFGRDGLITALQMLWVDPRVAKGVLRRLAHFQAKSIDPLADAAPGKILHEMRGGEMAALREVPFAQYYGSVDSTALFVLLAGRYFERTGDEATLIELWPAIEAALAWIDGPGDPDQDGFIEYQRASEQGLANQGWKDSYDAIFHADGQLAEGYIALAEVQGYVFAAKQLAARCALRLGKPERVRKLEAEAKALAERFENAFWCEELGTYALALDGKKRPCKVRTSNAGQLLFSGMIREDRARRVAADLMQPHFFSGWGIRTVARGEVRYNPMSYHDGSVWPHDNALIALGLAQYGLKHSVAHVFKGLFDAATYMDLRRLPELFCGFRREKRRGPTLYPVACAPQAWASATPFTLLEAALGIEFDVARGEIRLRNPHLPAFLNEVILRELRLGDSTVDLRVSRHADDVALEVLRTRGQIQVSIVLAR, from the coding sequence GTGGAGTCCGTCGCGGAGCAGGCTTTCTACATCCCGATGACCGGGCCCGCGGCACGGCCGCGGCGCTCGCTCAAGCATGACGACACCTTCATCGTGCTCGACAGCCACGGCGATATCGGAGCCTCCGCCGGCGGCCCCGACGGGCTGTTTCATTTCGACACGCGCTATCTCGCGCGACTCGAGCTCGTGCTCGACGACCTTCAGCCGCTGCTGCTCGGTTCGAACCTGCGCGACGACAATTCGGGACTGACGGTCGATCTCACCAATCCCGACATCTATCGCCAGGGGCGCATCGTGCTGCAAAAGGACCTGCTGCACATCGTGCGCACGATCTTCCTGTGGCGCGGCACGGCCTATCAGCGCATCGGCGTACAGAACCATGGCGAGCAGCGCGCCAACTTCGAGCTGACGCTGCTGTTCGACAATGATTTCGCCGACCTGTTCGAGGTCCGCGGCGAGCGGCGCCCGCGCCGTGGGACCGGCTCGAGCCGGCTGCTCGGACCCACCGACGTCCTGTTCGAATATCGCGGCCTCGATGAGGCCGAGCGCACCACCGGCCTGCATTTCGATCCGCGCCCGACCCGGCTCTCGGTGAATGCCGCGACCTGGCAGCTCGAGCTCGATCCGCATGAGACGACGTCGCTGTTCGTGGCCGTCTCCTGCAACCGGCCGTTGGCGCAGAAGCCGGCGCGCTTCTTCGCCGGTCTTCTCGCCCATCGCCGCGAGATGCGTCGGTCGACGATCGGCGCGGCCAGCATCGAAACCTCCAATAACATCTTCAACGAGGTGCTGTGCCAGGCCATGGCCGACCTCAACATGCTGATGACGGAGACGCCGCAGGGGCGCTATCCCTATGCCGGCATTCCCTGGTACTCGACAACCTTCGGCCGTGACGGCCTGATCACGGCTCTTCAGATGCTGTGGGTCGATCCGCGCGTTGCCAAGGGGGTGTTGCGACGGCTCGCGCATTTCCAGGCGAAGTCGATCGATCCGCTGGCCGACGCCGCGCCCGGAAAGATCCTGCACGAGATGCGCGGCGGCGAGATGGCCGCGCTGCGTGAAGTGCCGTTCGCGCAATATTACGGCAGCGTGGATTCGACCGCGCTGTTCGTCCTGCTTGCGGGGCGGTATTTCGAGCGCACCGGCGATGAGGCGACTTTGATCGAGCTGTGGCCCGCGATCGAGGCGGCGCTGGCCTGGATCGACGGTCCCGGCGATCCCGATCAGGACGGATTTATCGAATACCAGCGCGCTTCCGAGCAGGGGCTCGCCAACCAGGGCTGGAAGGACTCCTACGACGCGATCTTCCACGCCGACGGTCAGCTCGCGGAAGGCTATATCGCGCTGGCCGAGGTGCAGGGCTACGTGTTCGCGGCCAAGCAGCTTGCTGCGCGCTGCGCGCTGCGACTTGGCAAGCCGGAGCGCGTCAGGAAGCTCGAGGCGGAAGCCAAAGCGCTGGCCGAGCGCTTCGAGAACGCGTTCTGGTGCGAGGAGCTCGGTACCTATGCGCTCGCACTCGATGGCAAGAAGCGTCCGTGCAAGGTGCGGACCTCCAATGCCGGGCAGCTCCTGTTCAGCGGCATGATCCGTGAGGACCGCGCCCGGCGGGTCGCGGCCGATCTGATGCAGCCGCATTTCTTCTCCGGCTGGGGCATCCGCACCGTCGCGCGAGGCGAAGTACGCTACAACCCGATGTCCTACCATGACGGCTCGGTCTGGCCGCATGACAACGCGCTGATCGCACTCGGGCTCGCGCAGTATGGGCTCAAGCATTCGGTGGCGCACGTCTTCAAGGGGCTGTTCGACGCCGCGACCTATATGGACCTGCGGCGGCTGCCGGAACTGTTCTGCGGATTTCGGCGCGAGAAGCGGCGGGGCCCGACGCTCTATCCGGTCGCCTGCGCGCCGCAGGCCTGGGCGAGCGCGACGCCGTTCACGCTGCTGGAGGCGGCGCTCGGCATCGAATTCGACGTCGCGCGCGGCGAGATCCGGCTGCGCAATCCGCACCTGCCGGCGTTCCTGAACGAGGTGATACTGCGCGAACTGCGATTGGGCGATTCCACCGTCGATCTGCGAGTCAGCCGCCATGCCGACGACGTGGCGCTGGAGGTGTTGCGCACGCGCGGCCAGATCCAGGTGTCGATCGTGCTGGCGCGCTGA